A stretch of the Amycolatopsis sp. BJA-103 genome encodes the following:
- a CDS encoding ROK family protein, with protein sequence MGIRMPAKRTTVRDLRRHNRSLLLSKLYFDGPLSRHELSGLTGLSAATVSNVTAELGEERLITEAGLVESDGGRPRVLLRVDPAYGHVAGVDIGETGVKVELFDLTMNRLATVEHPLASPRPDAASAVTQVASGIREVIAESGIDEATVLGVGVGVPGTVEQGSAEKGGALRVHAPTIGWKEVPLTDLLRAEGVELPLFVDNGAKTQGQGEMWFGAGRGARHAVIVLIGSGVGAAVVTDGTTYRGSTSSAGEWGHTTIVYGGQDCRCGSRGCLESYVGAEGVLARYRKARGGKTTSDEDEQTQFAALLESAGKSKAAAKVLEETAGYLGAGIGNLINLFNPERIVLGGWAGLALGEEYLPEIRRVAGEHALAHVFDQTEIELGQLGPDAVAIGAATLPVAALLDQGADPRTAGSKRGTAA encoded by the coding sequence ATGGGTATCCGCATGCCTGCCAAGCGCACCACCGTCCGTGACCTGCGGCGGCACAACCGTTCCCTCCTGCTGTCGAAACTCTACTTCGACGGCCCGCTCAGCCGCCACGAATTGAGCGGTCTGACCGGATTGAGCGCCGCGACCGTCAGCAACGTGACCGCCGAACTCGGCGAAGAACGCCTCATCACCGAAGCCGGGCTGGTCGAATCCGACGGCGGCAGGCCCCGTGTCCTGCTCCGCGTCGATCCGGCGTATGGCCACGTCGCCGGCGTCGACATCGGCGAGACCGGGGTGAAGGTCGAACTGTTCGACCTCACCATGAACCGGCTCGCCACCGTCGAGCACCCCCTCGCCTCCCCGCGGCCGGACGCGGCATCGGCCGTCACCCAGGTGGCGTCCGGAATCCGGGAAGTGATCGCGGAATCGGGCATCGACGAAGCGACCGTGCTCGGTGTCGGCGTCGGCGTTCCCGGCACGGTCGAACAGGGCTCTGCCGAAAAGGGCGGGGCGCTCCGCGTGCACGCGCCCACCATCGGCTGGAAAGAGGTCCCGCTCACCGATCTCCTGCGCGCGGAGGGCGTCGAGCTGCCGTTGTTCGTCGACAACGGGGCGAAAACCCAGGGCCAGGGGGAAATGTGGTTCGGCGCCGGTCGCGGCGCCCGGCACGCGGTGATCGTCCTGATCGGCTCGGGGGTCGGCGCGGCCGTGGTCACCGACGGCACCACCTATCGGGGCTCCACCAGCAGCGCGGGCGAATGGGGCCATACGACGATCGTCTACGGCGGACAGGACTGCCGCTGCGGATCACGCGGCTGCCTGGAGTCCTACGTCGGCGCGGAAGGCGTCCTCGCGCGCTATCGCAAGGCGCGCGGCGGGAAGACCACTTCGGACGAGGACGAGCAGACGCAGTTCGCCGCGCTGCTGGAGTCGGCGGGCAAGTCGAAGGCCGCCGCCAAGGTGCTGGAGGAGACGGCGGGCTATCTCGGCGCCGGGATCGGCAACCTGATCAACCTCTTCAACCCGGAGCGGATCGTGCTGGGCGGTTGGGCCGGGCTGGCGCTCGGCGAGGAGTACCTGCCCGAGATCCGGCGTGTGGCGGGCGAGCACGCGCTCGCGCACGTGTTCGACCAGACCGAGATCGAACTCGGGCAGCTCGGGCCGGACGCCGTCGCCATAGGAGCCGCCACCCTCCCGGTCGCCGCCCTGCTGGACCAGGGCGCGGACCCGCGGACGGCCGGGTCCAAGCGCGGGACCGCCGCCTAA
- a CDS encoding glycoside hydrolase family 16 protein produces MSISARFRRVFRRSTAVLAAAVLLGSLPATAQAPASEAAVMAATFTDDFNGPAGAGIDTSKWHFETGDNVNNHERQWYTSGTNNAALDGQGNLVITAKKENPGNYNCWYGRCEYTSARLSTQGQFTQTYGRFEARMKLPRGQGMWPAFWMLGADIGNVGWPNSGEIDIMENVGFEPNTVHGTLHGPGYSGAGGIGAGYNGPNFSDDFHTYAVDWAPNQIRWYVDGNLYQTRTPADLNGNRWVFDHPFYLILNLAVGGYWPGDPNSSTVFPQRLVVDYVHVNSSNTSGNTGRITGIGGKCVDVAAANSANGTPIQITDCNGNAAQNWTVGGDGTIRALGKCLDVSGGGTADGTAVQLWDCNGSGAQRWAVSGARDIVNPQANKCLDATGNSSANGTRLQIWTCGGGANQKWTTP; encoded by the coding sequence ATGTCCATCTCCGCACGTTTCCGCCGTGTTTTTCGAAGGAGCACCGCGGTGCTCGCCGCCGCCGTCCTGCTCGGCTCGCTCCCGGCGACCGCCCAAGCCCCAGCATCCGAAGCCGCGGTCATGGCCGCGACGTTCACCGACGACTTCAACGGCCCCGCGGGCGCCGGCATCGACACCTCGAAGTGGCACTTCGAGACCGGTGACAACGTGAACAACCACGAACGGCAGTGGTACACGTCCGGGACGAACAACGCGGCGCTCGACGGCCAGGGCAACCTCGTCATCACCGCGAAGAAGGAGAATCCGGGCAACTACAACTGCTGGTACGGGCGCTGCGAGTACACCTCGGCCCGGTTGTCCACGCAGGGACAGTTCACCCAGACCTACGGCCGGTTCGAAGCACGGATGAAACTGCCGCGCGGACAAGGGATGTGGCCCGCGTTCTGGATGCTCGGCGCCGACATCGGCAACGTCGGCTGGCCCAACAGCGGCGAGATCGACATCATGGAGAACGTCGGCTTCGAGCCGAACACGGTGCACGGAACGCTTCACGGCCCCGGTTACTCCGGCGCGGGCGGGATCGGCGCGGGTTACAACGGCCCGAACTTCTCCGACGACTTCCACACCTACGCCGTCGACTGGGCACCGAACCAGATCCGGTGGTACGTGGACGGGAACCTCTACCAGACCCGCACGCCCGCCGATCTCAACGGCAACCGCTGGGTCTTCGACCACCCCTTCTACCTGATCCTGAACCTCGCCGTCGGCGGCTACTGGCCGGGAGACCCGAACTCCAGCACCGTGTTCCCGCAGCGCCTCGTCGTCGACTACGTGCACGTCAACTCCAGCAACACTTCCGGGAACACCGGGCGGATCACCGGGATCGGCGGGAAGTGCGTCGACGTCGCCGCCGCGAACAGCGCCAACGGCACCCCGATCCAGATCACCGACTGCAACGGCAACGCGGCGCAGAACTGGACCGTCGGCGGCGACGGGACGATCCGCGCGCTGGGCAAGTGCCTGGACGTCTCCGGCGGCGGGACCGCGGACGGCACCGCCGTGCAACTGTGGGACTGCAACGGTTCCGGCGCGCAGCGGTGGGCGGTCAGCGGCGCGCGTGACATCGTGAACCCGCAGGCGAACAAGTGTCTCGACGCCACCGGGAACTCGTCCGCGAACGGGACCAGGCTGCAGATCTGGACCTGCGGCGGTGGCGCGAACCAGAAGTGGACGACCCCCTGA
- a CDS encoding GntR family transcriptional regulator, translated as MISRTSTAERVAGVLRTRIAEGFFLPGMRLSEHDIGSALGVSRNTLREAFRLLTHERLLTHELNRGVFVRVLSVEDVVDLYKVRKVVECSAVRAVTEKPPTFAKLARMVEDGRLAERSERWQDLGTANIRFHSAIAELGGSERIDELMRGIFAELRLVFHMMADPRRFHEPYLKRNAEILERIEAGDGAGAEALLAQYLTDAENQLVEAYAERSP; from the coding sequence ATGATCAGCCGCACCAGCACCGCCGAGCGGGTCGCGGGGGTCCTGCGCACGCGCATCGCCGAAGGCTTCTTCCTGCCCGGCATGCGGCTCTCGGAACACGACATCGGCTCGGCGCTGGGCGTCTCCCGCAACACGCTGCGCGAGGCTTTCCGGCTGCTCACGCATGAACGGCTGCTGACCCACGAGCTCAACCGCGGTGTCTTCGTGCGGGTGCTGTCGGTCGAGGACGTCGTCGATCTCTACAAGGTGCGCAAGGTCGTCGAGTGCTCGGCGGTCCGCGCGGTGACGGAGAAGCCGCCGACGTTCGCGAAGCTCGCGCGCATGGTCGAGGACGGCAGGCTCGCCGAGCGGAGCGAGCGCTGGCAGGACCTCGGCACCGCGAACATCCGGTTCCACTCGGCGATCGCGGAACTCGGTGGCAGCGAACGGATCGACGAGCTGATGCGTGGCATCTTCGCCGAACTCCGGCTGGTGTTCCACATGATGGCCGATCCGCGGCGCTTCCACGAGCCGTACCTCAAACGCAACGCGGAGATCCTCGAGCGCATCGAGGCCGGTGACGGCGCCGGCGCCGAAGCGCTCCTCGCGCAGTACCTCACCGACGCCGAAAACCAGCTCGTCGAGGCCTACGCCGAACGCTCCCCCTGA
- a CDS encoding MFS transporter, with the protein MTATATTEDTRPFAWFRTLGSRGRRAFVGAFGGYGLDSFDYQTLPLGLAAITAYYGLSGGEAGLLGTTTLVVSAIGGIGAGILADRIGRVRTLQITIAMYTIFTVLCGFAPNFETLLVFRALQGLGFGGEWAAGAALVAEYSQAKYRGRTVAFVQSAWAVGWALSVVVYTVVFSIWSPDIAWRVMFWTGVIPALLVLWVRRNVQDAPVAEAARAAKKERGSFKGIFKPDLLRTTFFAALLATGVQGGYYTLATWLPSYLKTTRGLTVIGTGGYLAFLISGAFIGYVTGGYLTDLLGRKKTFLLFSVLSAGLIIAYTQIPAGANTLVLFLGFPLGFSMSAIFSGFGAFLAELYPSALRGTGQGFTYNLGRAIGATFPAVVGFLGAGGAMVFGAVGYGIAILALLGLPETRGRELL; encoded by the coding sequence ATGACCGCGACAGCCACTACCGAAGACACTCGCCCCTTCGCCTGGTTCCGCACGCTCGGTTCGCGAGGCCGCCGGGCCTTCGTCGGCGCGTTCGGCGGGTACGGGCTCGACTCGTTCGACTACCAGACCTTGCCGCTCGGCCTGGCCGCGATCACCGCCTACTACGGGCTTTCCGGTGGTGAAGCGGGCCTGCTCGGCACGACGACGCTGGTGGTTTCGGCGATCGGCGGCATCGGCGCGGGCATCCTGGCCGACCGCATCGGCCGCGTGCGCACCCTCCAGATCACCATCGCGATGTACACGATCTTCACCGTGCTCTGCGGGTTCGCGCCGAACTTCGAAACGCTCCTGGTCTTCCGCGCCCTGCAGGGTCTCGGGTTCGGCGGCGAGTGGGCCGCCGGCGCCGCGCTGGTGGCGGAGTACTCGCAGGCGAAATATCGCGGCCGCACGGTCGCCTTCGTGCAGAGTGCCTGGGCTGTCGGCTGGGCGCTGTCGGTCGTCGTCTACACGGTGGTCTTCAGCATCTGGAGCCCGGACATCGCCTGGCGCGTCATGTTCTGGACCGGTGTCATCCCGGCACTGCTGGTGCTGTGGGTCCGGCGGAACGTCCAGGACGCGCCCGTCGCGGAGGCCGCCCGCGCGGCCAAGAAGGAACGCGGTTCGTTCAAGGGCATCTTCAAGCCGGACCTGCTGCGCACGACGTTCTTCGCCGCGCTGCTCGCGACCGGTGTCCAGGGCGGTTACTACACGCTCGCGACCTGGCTGCCGAGCTACCTGAAGACCACCCGGGGCCTCACCGTCATCGGGACGGGCGGCTATCTCGCGTTCCTGATCTCCGGCGCGTTCATCGGCTACGTCACCGGCGGCTATCTCACGGATCTCTTGGGACGCAAGAAAACGTTCCTGTTGTTCTCGGTGCTTTCGGCGGGCCTGATCATCGCGTACACCCAGATCCCGGCGGGCGCGAACACACTCGTGCTGTTCCTCGGTTTCCCGCTCGGGTTCTCGATGTCCGCGATCTTCAGCGGATTCGGCGCGTTCCTCGCCGAGCTGTACCCGTCGGCGCTGCGCGGGACCGGGCAGGGCTTCACCTACAACCTCGGCCGGGCCATCGGCGCGACCTTCCCCGCCGTGGTCGGTTTCCTCGGCGCGGGCGGCGCGATGGTGTTCGGCGCGGTCGGCTACGGAATCGCCATCCTGGCACTGCTCGGCCTGCCCGAGACACGCGGCCGCGAACTCCTGTGA
- a CDS encoding putative hydro-lyase — protein MTTFDEPATLSPGEARALFRAGTARPTTGWANGFTQTNLIAVPEDWAYDVLLFCQRNPQPCPVLDVSDPGDPSTRLAPGADLRTDLPRYRVWQNGALSGEIPDASGLWRSDMVAFSIGCSFTFEAALAAEGIPLRHVEQGRNVAMYVTNRECVPAGRLHGPMVVSMRQIPEDRVDDAVRVTRGMPAVHGAPVHIGDPSALGIADLAHPDFGDPVDAEPGDVPVFWACGVTPQAALMASRPPFAITHAPGYMFVTDKLDSEFRVA, from the coding sequence ATGACCACCTTCGACGAACCGGCGACCCTGTCCCCCGGCGAGGCCCGCGCCCTGTTCCGCGCGGGCACCGCCCGCCCGACCACCGGCTGGGCGAACGGCTTCACCCAGACCAACCTGATCGCCGTCCCCGAGGACTGGGCCTACGACGTCCTGCTTTTCTGCCAGCGGAACCCGCAGCCCTGCCCGGTGCTCGACGTCAGCGATCCCGGCGACCCGTCGACGCGGCTGGCGCCCGGCGCGGACCTGCGCACCGACCTGCCGCGCTACCGGGTCTGGCAGAACGGCGCGCTCTCCGGCGAGATCCCGGACGCGAGCGGCCTGTGGCGCAGCGACATGGTCGCGTTCTCGATCGGCTGCAGCTTCACCTTCGAAGCGGCGCTGGCCGCGGAGGGCATCCCGCTGCGGCACGTCGAGCAAGGCCGCAACGTGGCGATGTACGTGACGAACCGGGAGTGCGTCCCGGCCGGGCGGCTGCACGGGCCGATGGTGGTCTCGATGCGGCAGATCCCCGAGGACCGCGTCGACGACGCCGTGCGCGTCACCCGCGGGATGCCCGCCGTGCACGGTGCGCCCGTGCACATCGGCGACCCGTCCGCGCTCGGCATCGCCGATCTCGCCCACCCCGATTTCGGGGACCCGGTCGACGCGGAACCCGGTGACGTGCCGGTGTTCTGGGCGTGCGGCGTGACCCCGCAGGCGGCGCTGATGGCCTCGCGGCCACCGTTCGCGATCACGCACGCGCCGGGCTACATGTTCGTGACCGACAAACTCGACAGTGAGTTCAGGGTGGCCTGA